The following proteins are encoded in a genomic region of Phaeodactylum tricornutum CCAP 1055/1 chromosome 1, whole genome shotgun sequence:
- a CDS encoding predicted protein, with the protein MGPALNFLNKALYGDVGAREFLESTTTSYVLDVSNPSKPKTYGCWNFIHLAISEVERYEANVSRQVPTGVAHANANSLVSHTRLLATMALRVARRPPAADQVLISNCIRDAENFYATEQDVQWLKDFNLELREIVMGRIAAMAFDFSFYRQSGTTATSAFADRVVIDTLCAILSANAVSSGPTAIRNFSTEWIIPSSKSIPSFALVSVVRHLAMEGIRISAPAGTKDMLQQLSALVFSVAIGPRLADAVSGNTASSSTEMLSHFDSSLIAATCLNAMKAWCESTDLSLPQVKHICLKAEVNIVEVLNDAMYSDSHEAIDALAELIESTVHVSDDVDVSIGRMKQLQHILQLDESTFHSKFDAVKLALIETREMSDIVEELVSAVGLQRFRFTEREKLGDHDVCRNLVRIGASVCETWLNLPSQEMHKRVDDGLVHLLLKGAAHPSVNICAIALQALSQLVPATPNLDRELLPILQRRAITPHNISPHGSVSLAETDACGVNYQEFKAFRETTLSDSLLACWRGNSTTYMNSCTSAIEEFCLPTATPDICLHLEAAIFCLEAVALESLQGKELKQYSPQMKRCSESLSSKPRSLIGNPLTLARLCSFVRQYSSWFKDEDGLGIAADLLLSAFSLSATNYIRDGKKCEMERETCESPLTEASLALERILCLAPSRFTDPAILSSLSHAWIVSYSVIRRGNTIALKERVALCTGICFAAASASKRASSGEILVGLVDPALEYINQLAAEFAQGNRLQDISSQMADEIRLLASLFRTFATAGSIQATTMESGCNTSSNRRTQLEEPVISMVQKSWPTVTKIATSFSHDKSIASSLAFFLAELLPAVYTEARDASILREIFSLAFTILRAPGDSTNQALAIFAFLEELTDTYGLFLENAPHTRTLDPDFDLAKQTAELLQRAFTCTRLNLGSAWIRSKEQDEGQRAYESKSPPRGSSESLSNSALCSALSLLKKMMEFCPTFLLSLSSRVGHDQNSDMLFYDQNSDMLFYRAFNSAVESINDSDPKLGVEAIGFILSVWALANGRKQKPAW; encoded by the exons ATGGGGCCTGCTTTGAACTTCCTCAACAAAGCTTTATACGGCGATGTTGGCGCCCGGGAATTTCTGGAATCCACCACTACGTCCTACGTACTTGATGTATCGAACCCGTCCAAGCCGAAAACGTACGGGTGTTGGAATTTCATCCACCTGGCAATCAGTGAGGTGGAACGATACGAGGCAAACGTCAGTCGGCAAGTGCCTACAGGGGTTGCGCATGCCAATGCCAACAGCCTGGTTAGCCACACCCGACTACTCGCGACCATGGCTTTGCGCGTCGCTCGGCGGCCCCCTGCTGCCGATCAGGTTTTGATCTCCAATTGTATTCGGGATGCCGAAAATTTCTATGCAACTGAGCAGGATGTGCAATGGCTCAAGGACTTCAATCTTGAATTGCGAGAAATTGTCATGGGTCGCATTGCAGCGATGGCGTTCGATTTTAGCTTCTATCGCCAATCCGGAACAACTGCGACATCGGCCTTTGCCGATCGAGTTGTGATCGACACCCTTTGTGCCATTCTCTCAGCCAATGCAGTCTCCAGCGGTCCGACCGCAATCAGGAACTTTTCGACCGAATGGATCATTCCTTCTTCAAAGAGCATCCCCTCGTTTGCGCTCGTGTCTGTTGTTCGCCATTTAGCTATGGAGGGTATAAGAATATCCGCTCCTGCCGGTACTAAGGATATGTTGCAACAGCTCTCAGCTCTCGTTTTCTCTGTTGCCATTGGGCCTCGCTTAGCGGACGCAGTCTCTGGCAACACAGCAAGCTCATCCACTGAAATGCTCTCACACTTTGATAGCTCTTTAATAGCAGCAACGTGTCTAAACGCGATGAAGGCGTGGTGCGAAAGCACTGATTTGAGTTTACCCCAAGTCAAACATATTTGTCTGAAAGCCGAG GTGAACATTGTTGAAGTCCTGAACGACGCAATGTATTCTGATTCCCATGAAGCCATAGACGCCCTAGCTGAGCTCATTGAATCCACTGTCCACGTGTCCGACGATGTTGATGTTTCAATTGGGCGCATGAAGCAGCTTCAACACATACTACAGCTCGATGAGTCGACTTTTCACTCCAAATTCGATGCCGTCAAGCTCGCACTTATTGAGACCAGGGAGATGAGTGATATTGTCGAGGAACTCGTTTCCGCTGTGGGATTGCAACGTTTTCGCTTCACGGAGCGCGAGAAATTGGGGGACCATGATGTCTGCCGAAATTTGGTTCGCATTGGCGCTTCTGTTTGTGAAACATGGCTCAACCTGCCATCCCAAGAAATGCACAAACGGGTAGACGATGGTCTAGTACATCTCCTGCTTAAGGGTGCGGCCCACCCGTCGGTGAATATTTGTGCCATTGCTCTCCAGGCTCTATCTCAACTCGTGCCAGCGACCCCGAATCTCGACCGTGAGCTACTTCCTATTCTTCAACGCCGCGCAATCACTCCTCATAATATAAGCCCACACGGCTCAGTTTCCCTAGCTGAAACGGACGCTTGCGGTGTCAACTATCAGGAATTCAAAGCTTTTAGGGAGACCACTTTGAGTGATTCTTTACTTGCTTGCTGGAGAGGGAACTCCACAACATATATGAATTCTTGTACTTCTGCAATAGAGGAATTTTGCTTACCGACTGCTACCCCCGACATCTGCCTCCATTTAGAAGCAGCCATTTTTTGCCTCGAAGCAGTTGCTTTGGAGTCTTTACAAGGCAAGGAGCTTAAGCAATATTCTCCGCAAATGAAGCGGTGCTCGGAGTCCCTCTCCTCTAAACCGCGGAGCTTAATTGGAAACCCGCTCACCCTTGCTCGCCTTTGCAGCTTTGTTCGCCAG TACTCGTCATGGTTCAAAGACGAAGATGGTTTAGGCATAGCTGCCGATTTGCTGTTATCTGCGTTTTCGTTGTCGGCAACAAACTACATAAGGGACGGGAAAAAGTGTGAAATGGAAAGGGAAACTTGTGAGTCTCCTCTTACCGAGGCATCGTTGGCCCTTGAGCGTATCTTGTGTCTTGCCCCTTCACGCTTTACAGACCCTGCGATTCTTTCATCATTGTCCCATGCATGGATCGTATCATACAGCGTGATTCGTCGAGGAAACACTATCGCTCTAAAAGAACGAGTGGCATTGTGCACCGGGATATGTTTTGCAGCAGCGAGCGCTTCTAAACGTGCTTCAAGCGGTGAAATCCTGGTAGGATTAGTAGATCCTGCTCTAGAGTACATCAATCAGCTTGCTGCAGAATTCGCACAGGGAAATAGGCTTCAGGATATTTCATCTCAAATGGCGGATGAGATACGATTATTGGCTTCTCTTTTCCGAACATTTGCAACAGCTGGGTCAATTCAGGCTACGACTATGGAAAGTGGGTGTAATACATCCTCAAATCGACGCACACAACTGGAAGAGCCAGTAATCAGTATGGTTCAAAAAAGTTGGCCCACTGTGACCAAGATTGCAACAAGCTTTTCTCACGATAAG AGTATTGCTTCGTCGTTAGcgttctttcttgctgagtTACTACCTGCAGTCTACACTGAAGCCAGGGATGCATCAATTCTTCGAGAAATTTTCAGCTTGGCATTTACTATTTTAAGAGCTCCCGGTGACTCTACAAACCAGGCTCTGGCTatatttgcttttcttgAAGAGCTGACTGACACGTATGGTCTATTTTTAGAGAACGCCCCTCATACACGCACGCTTGACCCCGATTTCGATCTGGCTAAGCAAACGGCGGAACTGCTTCAACGGGCTTTCACTTGTACACGGCTTAATCTAGGATCTGCCTGGATCCGTTCTAAGGAACAAGATGAAGGGCAACGCGCATACGAAAGCAAATCTCCCCCCAGAGGTTCCTCGGAGTCTCTTTCCAATAGTGCCCTTTGCAGCGCGTTGTCACTGTTAAAGAAGATGATGGAGTTTTGCCCTACTTTTTTACTGAGTCTATCATCTCGAGTGGGCCATGATCAAAATAGCGATATGCTCTTTTATGATCAAAATAGCGATATGCTCTTTTATCGCGCTTTTAATTCGGCCGTTGAGTCCATTAATGACAGTGACCCCAAACTTGGGGTCGAAGCCATTGGGTTCATACTTTCGGTG TGGGCGTTGGCGAATGGTCGGAAACAGAAGCCAGCGTGGTAG
- a CDS encoding predicted protein, whose product MCWATFALFWTFSKHWTTTVSAFGIVPSASRDRLATTSTHFEAVGTPYDSHNVRRLLLQSAGAVVAVAVGAPSVAIAAAKQQQPLDELLYRIVRVREATQQEARLIKNGKFKDVQRANVKLAVKFMVQNYRLNDAFVGASSYLDGNDRRVQAGQVGQTVVQNLQTILEYFDSSDVQNLKVGSMDGMSGKEALVLKGLDSTRKSIDDFLAFFPAAEVEQVKKRVQEENELNVKEFDSSLGTIVNLPPPS is encoded by the exons ATGTGTTGGGCCACTTTTGCTCTGTTTTGGACGTTTTCCAAACACTGGACGACGACCGTCTCAGCGTTCGGAATTGTCCCTTCCGCTTCCCGTGACAGGCTTGCAACAACCAGTACGCACTTTGAGGCGGTAGGGACACCATACGATTCCCACAATGTACGCCGTTTGCTGCTGCAATCCGCAGGCGCCGTTGTGGCGGTGGCAGTGGGCGCTCCATCGGTCGCAATCGCGGCGGCGAAACAGCAACAACCCCTCGACGAACTCTTGTACCGCATCGTGAGAGTACGCGAAGCCACACAACAAGAAGCCCGACTCATCAAGAACGGAAAATTCAAAGACGTCCAACGTGCCAACGTCAAGTTGGCCGTCAAGTTCATGGTCCAGAATTATCGACTGAACGACGCCTTCGTCGGAGCGAGTAGCTACCTCGACGGCAATGATCGTAGGGTACAGGCGGGTCAAGTGGGACAAACAGTTGTGCAGAATCTTCAAACCATTTTGGAATATTTCGATTCTTCGGATGTGCAAAATCTAAAG GTCGGAAGCATGGATGGAATGTCTGGCAAGGAAGCACTTGTACTAAAGGGGCTAGACTCCACCCGCAAGAGTatcgacgactttttggcaTTTTTTCCTGCCGCAGAAGTAGAGCAGGTCAAGAAGCGAGTACAGGAGGAGAACGAACTCAACGTGAAGGAATTCGACAGTTCGCTCGGAACCATCGTCAATCTGCCTCCTCCATCCTAA
- a CDS encoding predicted protein — MSDTAEQISIDDVSKELRVVRQEFGEKMERVTSVADAEVIRREYLGKKGPINKAMGYMRLLPNEDKPKLGAVVNEIKEALETTMTERMDALKVAEIEAAMELERIDVTQPGLWNSPDIGRRHPLSITMEKAVDIFTKLGYDTVTGCADSPEIENDYYCFEALNCPKDHPARDMQDTFYLTEDLELMLRTHTSAVQIRQLEKRKPPLRIVAPGRVYRKDDIDATHSLMFHQVEILALEKRGELNLGHLKGTVEHFLQNMFGPNIKVRFRGSYFPFTEPSMEVDVFFRGKWLEVLGCGMVDPNVLEMAGIDPNEYSGFAAGFGVERFAMVIHGITDLREFYKNDKRFLQQF; from the coding sequence ATGAGTGATACAGCCGAGCAGATATCGATCGATGATGTTTCGAAGGAGTTGCGCGTCGTACGTCAAGAATTTGGAGAAAAAATGGAGCGCGTCACTTCGGTTGCCGACGCGGAAGTCATCCGTCGGGAGTATCTTGGCAAGAAAGGACCCATCAACAAAGCGATGGGATATATGAGACTACTACCAAACGAAGACAAGCCCAAGTTGGGTGCGGTTGTCAATGAAATTAAGGAAGCCCTGGAAACAACCATGACGGAACGCATGGATGCTTTGAAGGTAGCGGAGATCGAAGCGGCGATGGAGTTGGAGCGGATCGATGTCACGCAACCGGGTTTATGGAATTCGCCAGATATCGGGAGACGCCACCCTCTTAGTATTACAATGGAAAAGGCGGTGGATATTTTCACCAAGTTGGGATACGATACTGTTACCGGCTGTGCGGATTCTCCcgaaatcgaaaacgatTACTATTGCTTTGAAGCCCTCAACTGCCCCAAAGATCATCCCGCTCGTGATATGCAGGATACTTTCTATCTAACGGAGGATCTTGAACTCATGCTTCGAACACACACTTCGGCGGTACAGATTCGCCAGTTGGAAAAACGCAAACCTCCGCTCCGTATCGTGGCTCCCGGACGCGTTTATCGAAAAGACGATATTGATGCCACCCATTCCCTTATGTTTCACCAAGTGGAGATCTTGGCATTGGAAAAGCGCGGCGAGCTCAATCTCGGACATTTGAAAGGAACGGTGGAGCATTTCCTTCAAAATATGTTCGGACCCAATATTAAAGTCCGTTTCCGTGGTAGTTACTTTCCGTTTACGGAGCCCAGTATGGAAGTCGACGTCTTTTTTCGTGGCAAATGGTTGGAAGTGTTAGGATGTGGTATGGTGGATCCAAACGTCTTGGAAATGGCCGGAATCGACCCGAACGAATACTCGGGATTCGCCGCCGGCTTTGGAGTGGAGCGCTTCGCGATGGTAATTCACGGCATTACCGATCTGCGCGAGTTTTACAAGAATGACAAACGGTTCTTACAACAGTTT